GATTTTATAATAGATTATTATGTTAAGTACAATTTGTTGAGCAGGTGGTTGTGTCCCCTGTCAAATTGTTTTCATTTCGATGTTTGCAACTTCAATTTCAATATTCTATAGATTTGGTTGTTTCATTGTTACCGGTCCAACAAAGATAGAGATGATATAGATTACCTTGACGTGTTCCTTGGGATGGTCTGAATCTTTTTTGAAGAATTATTATTAAATAATATATTGATGATAGATTGGGTATATTCCATTTTAATGGTATTCTTTTTGCATCCTCTTTTTCTGATCTAATATGGTTTTCTTTAACGATCAAGAAAAATTATCGATGATAAAGTTTAATTTGATCGTTCGAGCGAAGCACTTTTCATACAAGATGTGTCTCTCTGTTATAGAGAACCCTATCGGATATCATTTATACATGGAATATCTAAATTTAAATTTTGTCAACACCATAGTTCTAAACTTGTATCCAACACGTTATCACTATCTCAAGAATTTGGATGAAAAGATAGGGATTTAAGCATACGAGGGAGGACCCCCTCAGACATTTAAGTTCACACTATCTTACATTTTTGCTGGTATTTTTCTTAATGAAACTTAAATGGTAACCTATCTaaagctaatattttgaggatatgcTCTTCTTGCAAAGCTCCACACACCCCATAAAAAAGGAGCCCGTTGCGATATACTAAACCTCGtcatctaccgatcttaatttcaacggTTGAAAATTCGTTGATTTTTGACATTTGATTTCAAAGCAGTACATGATGGAGTTATACATTTTGCAATGTGTTCATTTTTTATGGGTATGTATAGCTTTGTAACACGAACGaacatattttcaaaatattagcttcaattaCACTACCATTtgatttttgtaaaaaaaatcaGCATTTGAGATAGTGTAGAAATAAGAATGTGAAGGGATCCTTCCTCTTTTAAGTATCAACCAGAAACCGCAATGGCCGTAAGTCACAAATTAGGAACTCAAAACACGATATAATATTATCTCAAATCGCAAGATTCAACTAGATATGACAGTACTACTACTGGGTGCTACATGATGGAACAAATTCAagttaaaatattttttctttatgttGTTCACAAGTGTTAATCGAGAAAACTACACAACACAACAATGCTATCATGTATTTTATTCTTTACCAACAACAGCATCTTTGATATTTTGTGCTGCATCTTTAGTAGCTTCCCAAGCAGTGGTCGCATTTTCTTTGGCTTTCTCTCCTGCATCCAGTACACTCTCTTTAGCTTGCTCACCAAATTTAGATGCACTCTCGGTTGCCTTCTCCGTTCCTTCAGCTATGTTATCTTTCAAGGAACCAGCAATATCTTTGGCATCGGCTTGTAATTCCCCTGATTTCGTGCTGGTTGTTTCAATATCTTCTGTCGCTTTTGCTTTTGCACTATCAGCTAGTTCTGTTGCTTTGGCAACGCCCTCATCTAATTTTTCTCCTGCTTGACCAACCAGTGAATCTTCACTTGCTCTGCATTTCATTTCTTTTGCCACTGTGTTCCTATCCTGCAATTGATGAACAAATACAATTAACATACGAGTATTGTGAAAAACCTTGAATGCATTATAGCTATGATTCTAAGATTTTAAAGTTTGAAATAATGTTACTTACTTGATTGGGGTTGAAACTTGAATAAGAGGAGAAGCCAACTCTTGAGACTTTACGGAATGAGACCGATGATGGAGAGGTATAAATAGATGGGGTTTGAGGGAATGAACCGGAGATGTTCATTACTGCAGCACTCTTTGCAAAACTGATTGTTGCCATTGTTTACTTAATGTGGCGACTGGTGaggtttgttctttttctttcttttgttggtGCTGTAAGTTTTTTGAGTTGTTAAGAACTGTGGATACGGCAGCGGTTTAAATAGGAAAGTGAGGATTGAAAATGGCGTTGTGTTGAGCTGACACGTACAAGAAAGAAAAATATCTCAAACAGGTAGGACTGCGTGAATAGTTAACTTCTACTGCTCGACATATGTTCAATGATGCAGTGTAACCCGATTTATGGTGAGTAGGTAAATTGTAACGATGTCGATACGGAGATCATTGGGGTTCTATCCTTGTAATCCACAAATTTGTGAAAGTTTTAGTTGGGGCTACAACCACGTGTCTAGCTGAAGATGGCTGTGGTCTCTGGGAGTACTTGTGTAAAGCTAGTTAGCTAGTGGTCCTATGTATCACAAAATGGTATGGCTCCTCCCGTGAGTCATATGAGGACATTTATCGTTACCGACCTACTATTTATTTGTTTCATGTGGTTAAGAGATTACCAACCGTTTCTAGTTTGGATTCTGGAAAGCCATTGTAAAGCAATGTAGAAATATGAGCTACACCAGCACCAGACTCTTCCCATCAGAGCATCATCTCTTCAAATCTAATAGCGTCGAGTAGTTTCTGGGGCTCAATTCTAAAAAATGCCATTTTTGGAAATGTGTTTCCAAAAGTGCCACCCTAACCCCAAATCTACCAAAGGTGTCACTATATGACGTTTGTACCCCTGATATTAGAGGACCCTTAATTGTTTAATATTATTTCCAACTTTCAAAACTTAAAGTAAGTGTTTTTCTGTGTGGTTTTCAGTGCAAAGGTCCTGATGAAAAGGTCAGGACACCCTACTGGACCCTAACATATTTTtaaaaaatcttatttttttgaattgaaaatttggAAATCACATTTTTTTAATGGTATTTAAGTGTTTAGGGTCCCTAGACAGAGTCTGGACTCCGGACATGACCTTTTTGGATCCACTCTAGTGTTCTAatagaaaaaatattaaaataagataatttttgttaatattttgttgTCAAGTTCCAGGACCCTTTAACTGGACCCTATACTGGATTCTTggattattaataaaataatcttGTTAATGGAATTAAATAAGATTTGAAAGGTCTGGACCCTTAGACGTAGGTCAGGACCTTAGTTTAAGGACCTTTTAACTTGTCCACCTAGGCGCCATGTAGATGACAAGTAGAACGAACGAGGTGAGGACATTTTTACTTATAAGTCGGGACCCTACGCTAAAGACCTTTCTCAACTCGACCACGTAGGTGCCATGTAGGTGACAACGGGGATGAACGAAGTGATAACATTTTTACTAGGGTCAAGACCCTCTAAGTCAGGACCCTACCGTTTGACGGGACCCTAACGCTTCACCTTCCTTACACCCCCGTTACACCCTTCTTTTCCTTACATAAcccacccatcttcttcttcttcctcttcttctttcatcctttttttctttttaatggcAGCTGCTACACCATGAAAGCTAATCATCCAACTGAGATAGAGAAGGAAGGATCTATAGGTGAGCTTAACTTTTAGCTCTTTCAAATTCAAACTCAAAGTTAGGGTTAATTAAATTtgggttaatttcaatttcaaactcaAAGTTAGGGTTCTTAAATATGTATTGGGGATTCGAATCCATAtttatttatatagtttacagTGAAATAAGGTATGAGTTATCTTTAATTTTTTGGTTTGGTTACTTAATTTATGTAGGGTTCATGATACAGGATGATCTTATAACTGATAGTATGTTATGTTTTGTGAAATGCAGTTGCAAATTTGTCGTCGCCATAATGATAAGCAAAGTTGTTCTCATCCACTACGATGGAGAATGGGTGCACAAAGAAGGTAATGATAACTACAAAGGTATGACACATCTTGCAGGGGTACCTGATAAGTACACTTTTGAGGATGTGAAGAAGGCAGCAATGTATGTTCTAGGTTTCTTGCACCAACCTTGTTTTGATGTGTATGGCCTCATAGATGTCCCGGAAACCGCATTTAAGCAAAGGATTAAGATTGTTAGCgaagaaattttgattttttatgttgGCCAGACATGTGGAGTCCCAAGCTTTTACACAATCAAATATGGAGAAGAAGTAAAAGTAGATATTTCTCCCGTAACTCCCAAAACAACTATTGGAGATGACAGCGGATCCAAGATGCTTCCCCACACTCCCTTGACTCCTCTTAACAATCTGACGTCGAGTTTCAGTGAGGATTATCAGTCCAAGAATGAAACCTCCAAGGGAGATTGTGGTGTTAAAGGTACGTTAATTTGTCCCTCTTAGTATTGTACTTTTGTATTATGTTTGTCCTGACCAAATTGTCACACTAATGTTGAATGTTTTGTTTTATCAGCGCGTACTAGTGGTCCAAAGGCTAGGAGATGTCTTGAACCAGTAATGACTTCATCATCCAAGAAACTCCGCTGTCTTCATGATGCTCCATCAACTCCAGCGCCAATACTAGATATTCATGAACTCCCAAAGGAAATGAAGTATAATGATCTACGTGTGGGTAACACTTTCAAAAGAAAGGGGGTGCTGAAACTTATTCTTGCAATAGCCAaagtagaaagaaattttgagtacaAAGCTTCTAAATCCGACAGCCAAAGCTTTATTgccaaatgcaaagacaagacatGCCAGTGGCGTCTTCGAGCAGTTCCCTTATATTCTTGTGGGTGGTGGAAACTCACAGTTGCGAACGATGTGCATACTTGTGAAAGCAACAAAAGGACTGACCCTGAATTGAGAACCAAAGCGGCCGCTGTTGGAATTGCAGAGCTTTTCAAGCACAAATTCAAAGAACTAGATGCGACCTATACACCAAAACAACTGATTAAGGACTTAAAAAGGGAACATGGAGTGGTTATCAATTACCGGCAGGCATACATCGCTTGCAAGCGCGGTATGGAGCTGATCAAAGGTAGCCCCGATGAATCGTACCAACACCTCGTTGGTTATAGTCACATGCTTGGTTTTCGTAACAAGGGTACTGTTACCGAGATTGTAACTGATTCGCATGATTCTTTTCTATATTATTTCTTTGCTTTTGGAGTATGTTTACACACATTGACCACATTCCCTTCAAATCCTCTCATCTGTACCTGAAAAGTGAAAACCAATTTCTTTATAAGGGGACAAACCAAGCCTCTCTCACTATTAAAAATTGTGCAGAAAAATGATCCAATAAGGGACAAATTATTGCCTCTCTGACTAAAATAGAGTGCAGAAAAAGATCCAATAAGGGACAAATTGTTGCCTCTTTTGGGAAGTAAATACTTATTCAAAATTCAAAGCAAATGGGTGAGTAGtttatcaaaacaaagaaaaagaaaattataaacaaattcaaaatcaaagcaaaTGAGTGGGGTAAGAAGATGCTTAACCCAGTCTAcaattccatatatatatatatagaaaccaATAAACCTACCAAAACCAGCTAATGAGGATTCATCAAGTATGTCTTTAAAAAATATGGATACTTCTGCTAATGGAGTTTCGgaaaaatgtttttctaaaattcCTTCAAAAAGAAGTCGTCGAAGCAACCAACAAACCAACAACCTACCAAAACCAGCGGATGAGGGCTCTTCAAGTATGTCTTTAACAAATCTGGATACTTCTACCAATGGAGTTATGTCCTGTGAGGAATGGTATGAAGCGATTGAAGAAGGTCGTAGATTAAGAAAGGAAACAACTGAGTTGGGTTTTCCAGTTACGCCGTTGCCACCTCTTGGAGATCTATTACACCATACATACAATGATCTGGTCAAATGTGTTAATTCTATAAGAGCTGAGAATAATgcacttaataggagattgattaATCGGAAGAAGTATTCTGCTCTACAGGGGACTAATATGTAACTGGAGTGGTTGTAAAATCAATCATTTTCTCTTGCAGTATtatggttaaaaaaaaaatatttagagcAATGCTATGTATGAGTGGCAATGTAGTATACCTTTTATCTTCTGTCCAGTTAACTTGGTAGTAACTGAAGTTGTTGCGCAACACTGATGGGGTCGTTTAACCCCTAAATGGAGTTCAGGATCACCAGGCACACTATAGACGGAGAGCATAACAACTAACTTTTCTATACTAACACAAAAGCTAGTAACTTGCCTGCACCCTTCACGGCATCGACCAAAGCCTTCTTTTTAGGGATTCTGCCAATGTAAATTTTGATTTCTGTCAAGGAGAGGCTTTTGAAGTTCATTTGGCTTCTCTCCATATCAGGGGCATCAGCCAAAGCCTGCAAGGTTTTGTAGTAAAAAGGGAGTCACTATACGCGTCTAAGGTTCAGGAGTGTAACCTAACAAAACTGTAGACACATAACATGCTCATTGTAACAAGGCAAATAAAATTCATGACATTTTGACTTTGAGTGCAAGTAGCATCAGAGAGACAAATTGTGTACCAAATAGAAAAATCTGAAAGGGATACATTTACAACGGCTATGAAAATGGACAAAAGTAGTTACCTGCACAAGATAGTAGTCGCATGACTTATTGTCTTATATCATGATGCATATACATAGTAGGAGAGGCAGAAAATATTAAAGACGATACAAATATAGGGCCTTCGACgaggaaaataagaagatgattaGAAGTTGATAAAAACCTGAACAACGAACATGGCCTTCGGAGGGATCTTCATGTAATGACCAAGTTTGAAATCTACAAGAAAAGCTAAGTCTTGAGTCATACTGATATAATCATAGGTCTTAAAAATAGAGctaatgcacaagcaagtagaattCCCGAATACGGAAGTTGCTCTCCAATGTTATCATGAACCGCTGCTCGGGTTTGTCTCCACATTTTTGCAATAGCCCCGTACATTATGATTAAGAAACGCATGAATATAAAGTAAACATGTGCATAGAAGAGTGCCAAGCACATGTGAGAAATGAAATGTACGTACTTTCCATGGAAGAGTGCAACATGTGAGAGGGTTGTTGTAAGAGTTGTGAAGCTTAACCTGTATGTGAAAGCAAAGAAAATGCCTAAATAAACTGGGATGTAAGCTTAACCAATTTGTTGAGCTGTGACTGAGTCTTTCCATATCCAGCAAACCAAGGATAGAGATGTAATCGAAGGAAAGAAGTAACCTAGGATTACATAGTATCAAAAAATTGCTACTAAGACATCCAAAAAGAACTGTAATCTTGTTAGCCCTCCTTTAGGTCTCCTCTCTACTTCATGCAATGCTCTACAAACGATCAAgcataagaaacaaaaaaaaaaaaacccatataATGTGCCAAACGCCGATTATAACTAAAACCAAATTGAAGATTTAACGGCCACCACATATATGGAGAATCCACAAGATATTTTCTAAATAAACCAGCCCAGCCATAAGACAAAAATTGTAATTAATCATAACTAAAATCAAACCTCTTTAGTTGGCAAATTAAATTCTACATTCCATCTCCTCCTCATTCATTTGAATATTGGTCACAATTTCCTTCTTAGCATCAACTTGGTATTTTTTCTCTGACCTACAAAATCCAAAAACCCAAGAAATCAAAttacaaaaatgaagaagaaaaattgaaattgaaactacaAATTGAATATAGTTTGTTACCAGATACCAAAATCACCAGTAC
This is a stretch of genomic DNA from Papaver somniferum cultivar HN1 chromosome 1, ASM357369v1, whole genome shotgun sequence. It encodes these proteins:
- the LOC113333796 gene encoding late embryogenesis abundant protein Dc3-like, giving the protein MATISFAKSAAVMNISGSFPQTPSIYTSPSSVSFRKVSRVGFSSYSSFNPNQDRNTVAKEMKCRASEDSLVGQAGEKLDEGVAKATELADSAKAKATEDIETTSTKSGELQADAKDIAGSLKDNIAEGTEKATESASKFGEQAKESVLDAGEKAKENATTAWEATKDAAQNIKDAVVGKE